A stretch of Treponema vincentii F0403 DNA encodes these proteins:
- a CDS encoding glycoside hydrolase family 2 protein: MRTNKPITPLLTSWGEAADKSKPLNDYPRPQLMRKEWQCLNGPWDYAITADKHIPETWDGEIIVPFSPETILSDVQRQLLPGQTLWYRRTFDFEKCKQGERLLLHFGAVDQHCTVYINGKKAGSHSGGYWPFSFDISGFINSGKTEILIEVTDDTDTGDEAYGKQTLNRGEIWYTGQSGIWQTVWCERVPAVYIEKINITPHYQTGEVEFSVFINTPDSGGKDEPPHNRDDIRIKIFDSGALIAEGTLKNNPLIIKMPAGFKSWSPEHPFLYDVEIRAGEDTVTSYFGMREFGIVNGKHGPVLSLNGEPLFHNGLLDQGYWSDGMYTPPSDEAMVWEIKKLKDMGFNMLRKHIKIEPLRWYYHCDKIGMLVWQDFVSGGGPYKPFVVQYAPWLGFNFKDTKKRYALHGRKSDTGRRVFLRDAERTVDLLYNTVGISVWVPFNEGWGQFDAASMAERVHKKDPTRLIDHASGYFDQGAGDFHSYHIYFKSFRPKPDRLKRVLALTEFGGFSLAVDGHTSSDILYGYKMFKDKQSLNDGVRTLYANDVFPAMEKGLSAAIYTQVSDVEDEVNGIFTYDRRETKLDPSITVKIARTLHELFKKNYSGN; the protein is encoded by the coding sequence ATGAGAACGAACAAACCGATTACACCGCTGCTCACCTCGTGGGGCGAAGCAGCCGATAAATCAAAACCCTTAAACGATTATCCCCGCCCTCAGCTGATGCGGAAAGAATGGCAATGCTTAAACGGTCCGTGGGATTATGCGATAACTGCCGATAAGCACATTCCCGAAACATGGGACGGTGAAATAATCGTTCCATTCTCTCCGGAAACAATTCTTTCAGATGTACAGCGGCAGCTTCTTCCCGGTCAAACCCTGTGGTATCGTAGAACGTTCGATTTTGAAAAATGCAAGCAGGGGGAACGGCTTCTCTTGCATTTCGGAGCGGTAGACCAGCATTGTACCGTCTATATCAACGGTAAAAAAGCAGGCTCCCATTCGGGGGGATACTGGCCGTTCTCTTTTGATATAAGCGGTTTTATAAACAGCGGTAAAACGGAAATCCTCATTGAAGTTACCGACGATACCGATACCGGAGACGAAGCCTACGGTAAGCAAACCCTGAACAGAGGAGAGATTTGGTACACGGGACAGAGCGGCATTTGGCAAACCGTATGGTGCGAACGGGTTCCCGCCGTTTATATCGAAAAGATCAACATAACCCCTCATTATCAAACGGGAGAGGTTGAATTTTCGGTCTTTATCAATACCCCCGATTCCGGCGGAAAGGATGAGCCTCCGCATAACCGTGATGATATACGCATTAAAATCTTTGATTCCGGCGCATTAATTGCGGAAGGAACACTGAAAAACAATCCGCTGATTATAAAGATGCCGGCAGGTTTTAAGAGTTGGAGTCCCGAGCATCCTTTCTTATACGATGTGGAAATCCGCGCCGGAGAAGACACGGTAACTTCATACTTCGGCATGAGAGAATTCGGGATTGTAAACGGTAAACACGGTCCCGTGCTCAGTTTAAACGGAGAGCCGCTCTTTCATAACGGTCTTTTAGATCAGGGATATTGGAGCGACGGAATGTATACGCCTCCTTCCGATGAGGCGATGGTGTGGGAAATTAAAAAGCTGAAAGATATGGGTTTTAATATGCTGAGAAAGCACATTAAAATAGAGCCGCTCCGCTGGTACTATCATTGCGATAAAATCGGGATGCTTGTTTGGCAAGACTTTGTAAGCGGCGGCGGTCCGTATAAACCTTTTGTCGTTCAATATGCGCCGTGGCTCGGTTTCAATTTTAAGGACACAAAAAAACGTTATGCCCTGCACGGACGGAAAAGCGATACGGGACGCCGGGTGTTTTTACGCGATGCCGAACGCACCGTTGATTTACTGTACAATACGGTCGGTATTTCGGTGTGGGTGCCCTTCAACGAGGGCTGGGGTCAATTCGATGCGGCGTCAATGGCGGAGCGCGTACATAAGAAAGATCCCACGAGGCTCATCGATCATGCAAGCGGATATTTCGATCAAGGGGCGGGAGATTTTCACAGCTATCACATCTATTTTAAATCCTTCCGGCCCAAGCCCGATAGGTTAAAACGGGTTTTAGCGTTAACCGAATTCGGAGGATTCAGCTTAGCCGTAGACGGACATACTTCATCCGATATCTTGTACGGTTATAAAATGTTCAAAGATAAACAATCCTTAAACGATGGTGTCCGGACTCTCTATGCAAACGACGTATTTCCGGCGATGGAAAAGGGATTGAGCGCTGCAATTTACACACAGGTGAGCGATGTTGAAGATGAGGTAAACGGTATCTTCACCTACGATAGAAGAGAGACAAAATTAGACCCAAGTATCACTGTAAAAATTGCCCGAACTTTACATGAACTTTTCAAAAAAAACTACTCCGGTAATTAA
- a CDS encoding transglycosylase domain-containing protein, which translates to MSKKQLLYGAGALLLALCLGAWLSLFLPFPELDAFIQRDWSTRVYDRGGNLIQILALENGIRREFTAYEAMPPDAIRVFLAAEDKDFFTHRGIDIAAIARAAYQNISSGKRVSGASTVTMQLARLVVPAKRRTFFAKLREARNALRIERRLSKRDILELYLNSIPFGFQTEGLTSAARNFFSLPLSEITSEQLCCLAVIPRRPAGYNPLEHPEACAEKAAVLYRSVFEPESGRPNSRQESQPDTLIEDRLLQAARTARRFEYPFNMPHYIEYLVRRYKAGDFYPQTEDISEVLQRETQPQRNRQTARQSEAAARTLPPDWYLTADSALSAQGEFWLQAQLKANPQARVRNGAVLIIENVTGNILAWVGSNSYFDDESNGKIDGVTALNQSGSSSKPFLYALALEKGWKPSDVLPDIPMRFGREEAYIPRNFNNRFNGPVRLRVALASSLNIPAVYLLNEIGAETYLQTLEQLGFQSIGTKGDEAGLSLALGSVPVPLYELVRAFSVFPRDGILLPLRSFTDGSTADGFSEPRTVYSADTARLICSILSDSAARAKGFGFSSTFKTPFPSIFKTGTANQFQSLVALAASSAFTVGVWMGNFAGDTVMGKTGSSAPAAIARDLLVRLHSRPLADGTLTPAQSFAEPEHWRRESVCALSGMPAGSACPNTVQEYLPSAFDGYHPFDTAGRHGMYERKNAQYGQGSNTYKQEGGGCTWHRMQNGHTVTVYPEEYRRWFANSTRHGTIGRPSNALTVIRPADGSHFVGSPDSGSIPIEITGGAEDTVQVEYDSLPPFILNRPFSGSLPSEKGEHSLSVRCGDEEVSVTFTVE; encoded by the coding sequence TTGAGTAAAAAACAGCTGCTGTACGGCGCAGGGGCATTGCTGCTTGCGCTCTGCCTCGGCGCTTGGCTTTCGCTTTTTTTGCCGTTTCCGGAGCTTGATGCTTTTATACAGCGGGACTGGAGTACCCGTGTCTATGACCGGGGCGGCAACCTTATTCAAATCCTTGCGCTGGAAAACGGCATACGGCGCGAATTTACCGCGTATGAAGCGATGCCGCCCGATGCCATCCGCGTCTTCCTTGCAGCGGAGGATAAGGATTTCTTTACCCACCGCGGAATCGATATTGCAGCCATTGCACGGGCGGCTTATCAGAATATCAGCAGCGGAAAACGGGTAAGCGGGGCGTCTACCGTTACGATGCAGTTAGCCCGCCTCGTTGTTCCGGCAAAAAGGCGCACGTTTTTTGCAAAGCTCCGCGAGGCGCGGAATGCGCTGCGGATTGAGCGGCGGCTTTCAAAGCGGGACATCCTTGAGCTTTACCTCAACAGCATTCCGTTCGGTTTCCAAACCGAAGGGCTTACCTCGGCGGCGAGAAATTTTTTTTCCCTGCCGCTTTCGGAAATCACCTCGGAACAGCTCTGCTGCCTCGCGGTTATTCCCCGCCGCCCTGCCGGCTATAACCCCCTTGAACATCCCGAAGCCTGCGCCGAAAAAGCGGCCGTGCTCTACCGTTCCGTATTCGAGCCGGAAAGCGGACGACCGAACAGCCGGCAAGAGAGCCAACCTGACACTCTGATTGAAGACCGGCTATTGCAGGCAGCGCGTACCGCCCGCCGCTTTGAATATCCCTTCAATATGCCCCATTATATCGAATACCTTGTGCGACGGTATAAAGCGGGCGATTTTTATCCGCAAACGGAAGATATCTCAGAGGTATTGCAGAGAGAGACTCAACCGCAAAGAAACAGACAAACAGCCCGGCAATCCGAAGCGGCTGCCCGGACACTGCCGCCCGACTGGTACCTAACCGCCGACAGCGCCTTGTCCGCTCAGGGGGAATTTTGGCTGCAAGCGCAGCTGAAAGCCAATCCGCAAGCCCGCGTACGCAACGGCGCCGTCCTCATTATCGAAAATGTAACCGGAAACATCCTTGCTTGGGTAGGCTCAAACTCTTACTTTGATGATGAAAGCAACGGAAAAATCGACGGCGTTACCGCTTTGAATCAGAGCGGCAGCAGTTCCAAACCGTTTTTATATGCGCTTGCCTTAGAAAAAGGATGGAAGCCGTCGGATGTGCTGCCGGATATTCCGATGCGGTTCGGCAGGGAAGAAGCCTATATCCCGCGTAACTTTAATAACCGCTTTAACGGCCCCGTCCGCTTACGGGTTGCCCTTGCCTCCAGCCTCAACATCCCCGCCGTGTATCTGCTCAACGAAATCGGCGCCGAAACCTACCTGCAAACCTTGGAGCAGCTCGGCTTTCAGTCCATCGGCACAAAGGGAGATGAAGCGGGGCTGTCTCTCGCGCTCGGCAGCGTGCCGGTTCCCCTCTACGAGCTCGTCCGTGCGTTCAGCGTATTTCCCCGCGACGGCATACTCCTCCCCTTGCGCTCATTCACGGACGGGAGCACCGCCGACGGGTTTTCCGAGCCGAGGACGGTTTACAGCGCCGATACCGCACGGCTTATCTGCTCGATTCTTTCGGATTCTGCGGCGAGGGCAAAGGGATTCGGTTTTTCTTCAACTTTTAAGACACCCTTCCCTTCTATTTTTAAAACAGGTACGGCCAATCAGTTTCAAAGTCTTGTCGCCCTCGCCGCATCATCGGCCTTTACCGTCGGCGTGTGGATGGGTAATTTTGCAGGCGACACCGTGATGGGAAAAACGGGAAGCTCCGCGCCCGCCGCAATCGCACGGGACTTACTTGTACGGCTGCACAGCCGGCCGTTGGCGGACGGCACGCTTACCCCGGCGCAGTCTTTTGCAGAGCCGGAGCACTGGCGCCGTGAATCCGTCTGTGCGCTTTCGGGGATGCCGGCCGGCTCCGCGTGTCCCAACACCGTGCAGGAATATCTGCCGTCCGCATTCGACGGATACCATCCGTTCGACACAGCCGGCCGGCACGGCATGTATGAACGGAAAAACGCTCAATATGGGCAGGGCAGCAATACATATAAGCAAGAGGGCGGCGGATGTACATGGCACCGCATGCAAAACGGGCACACGGTAACCGTCTATCCCGAAGAATACCGGCGATGGTTTGCAAATAGCACACGGCACGGCACAATCGGACGGCCGAGCAATGCGTTAACCGTTATCCGCCCCGCAGACGGCAGCCATTTTGTCGGTTCGCCGGACAGCGGCAGTATCCCAATCGAAATTACCGGCGGTGCGGAAGATACCGTGCAAGTCGAATACGACAGCCTGCCCCCGTTTATATTGAACCGGCCGTTTTCCGGCAGTCTTCCCTCGGAAAAAGGCGAACACAGCCTCTCCGTCCGCTGCGGCGATGAAGAAGTGTCGGTAACGTTTACCGTCGAATAA
- a CDS encoding iron dependent repressor, metal binding and dimerization domain protein, whose product MAEEKTEASAAFLRTRADHAIEILEDYAEAIAQITKENGKCRVMDLARYFGVSHVSVIQVLQRLKANHFIESGTHKPICLTEEGRKLARECANRHGIVLQFLLKIGVSENTAMLDSEGLEHHISAETLECMKNFIAVQ is encoded by the coding sequence ATGGCGGAAGAAAAAACGGAAGCATCGGCGGCATTTTTGCGGACACGTGCGGATCATGCAATAGAAATACTGGAAGATTATGCCGAAGCTATCGCTCAAATCACTAAAGAAAACGGCAAATGCCGCGTTATGGATCTTGCACGGTACTTTGGTGTAAGCCACGTATCCGTTATCCAAGTGCTGCAGCGGCTTAAAGCCAATCATTTTATTGAAAGCGGTACTCATAAGCCGATATGCCTTACCGAAGAAGGCCGTAAATTGGCACGCGAATGCGCAAACCGCCACGGTATTGTACTTCAGTTTTTGCTGAAAATCGGCGTAAGCGAAAACACTGCGATGCTTGATTCCGAAGGATTGGAACATCATATCAGCGCAGAAACCCTGGAATGTATGAAAAACTTCATTGCCGTACAATAG
- the rpsP gene encoding 30S ribosomal protein S16 gives MSVKIRLKKFGSKKRPYYRIVVQDVREPRDGKTIDEVGIYHPIEAEERQIAFDADKVRGWLNKGAQPTDTVRHLLNKKQFTL, from the coding sequence GTGAGCGTAAAAATCAGATTAAAGAAATTCGGGAGTAAAAAACGCCCGTATTACCGCATTGTAGTACAGGATGTGCGCGAACCCCGCGACGGCAAAACGATCGACGAGGTCGGTATCTATCATCCTATCGAAGCGGAAGAGCGGCAAATTGCTTTTGATGCCGATAAGGTACGAGGTTGGCTTAATAAAGGCGCTCAGCCGACCGACACTGTCCGCCACTTACTCAACAAAAAACAATTTACGTTATAG
- a CDS encoding KH domain-containing protein: protein MERDLVEYIAKSLVDDPSAVSVSEKETDRGIVLELRVASGDVGKVIGKFGRVAQAIRTLLMASAGRSGTRYLLEILD from the coding sequence ATGGAACGTGATTTAGTCGAGTACATTGCAAAGTCGCTTGTCGATGATCCCAGCGCCGTTTCCGTTTCGGAAAAAGAAACCGACCGCGGCATTGTGTTGGAATTGCGTGTTGCAAGCGGTGATGTAGGAAAGGTAATCGGAAAATTCGGAAGGGTTGCACAGGCGATTAGAACCCTGCTTATGGCATCGGCAGGCCGCAGCGGAACCCGCTATTTACTGGAAATTCTTGATTAA
- the rimM gene encoding ribosome maturation factor RimM (Essential for efficient processing of 16S rRNA), whose translation MDWLITGRVRGTFGLEGFIKIESCSGEYEHFLSLKEIMLRLPVREAEEQCPEITYQVEECVVRTADALLKLRGINSPEAAKKLHGADILVPRDMACPLERGEFYINDLCNSDLVYKGNSVGTIADVVEGGGGFLLEVSEAATGKTVYIPFRSQFIGKIDIPAKQVELMHRWILE comes from the coding sequence ATGGACTGGCTCATAACCGGTAGGGTTCGGGGGACATTCGGCCTTGAAGGCTTTATTAAAATTGAAAGCTGTTCAGGCGAATATGAGCATTTTTTAAGCTTAAAAGAGATTATGCTGCGGCTTCCCGTCCGAGAGGCTGAAGAACAGTGTCCCGAAATAACCTATCAGGTTGAAGAGTGCGTTGTCCGAACTGCGGACGCGTTATTAAAACTACGGGGTATCAATTCGCCCGAAGCGGCAAAAAAGCTGCACGGAGCGGATATATTGGTTCCTCGCGATATGGCTTGCCCGCTTGAACGCGGTGAGTTTTATATCAATGATCTTTGTAATTCTGACCTTGTGTACAAAGGAAATTCTGTGGGTACAATTGCAGATGTAGTGGAAGGCGGAGGCGGCTTTTTATTGGAAGTCTCCGAGGCTGCAACAGGCAAAACCGTGTATATCCCGTTTCGTTCTCAATTTATCGGGAAAATAGACATACCGGCAAAGCAGGTTGAGCTCATGCACCGCTGGATTCTCGAATGA
- the trmD gene encoding tRNA (guanosine(37)-N1)-methyltransferase TrmD, with protein sequence MRFNVLTLFPEIPAAFFESSIMAKAVERGLITYNLVNIRDFAYDKHRTCDDLTYGGGAGMLLLPQPLSLALDSVQAAEKRVIYVTPSGKPLTQSRAVELAREQELVFICGRYEGIDQRIIDEYVDDEISLGDYVMSSGELAALVVIDAVYRLIDGVISRESLEEESFSDGLLEYPQYTRPQIFRDRVVPEVLLSGHHEHIRKWRLEQRIRKTLAMRPDLLSAIRSSDKWTKEAELILQEITNGREFNS encoded by the coding sequence ATGAGATTCAATGTGCTGACCTTGTTCCCCGAAATACCCGCCGCCTTTTTTGAATCGTCGATCATGGCGAAGGCGGTTGAGCGGGGGCTTATTACCTACAATCTGGTGAATATCCGCGACTTTGCTTATGACAAGCATCGCACCTGCGATGATCTAACCTACGGCGGCGGGGCTGGAATGCTCCTATTGCCGCAGCCACTTTCGCTCGCACTCGATTCCGTACAGGCTGCCGAAAAACGGGTTATCTATGTAACCCCTTCCGGTAAACCCTTGACGCAATCACGTGCAGTGGAGCTTGCACGAGAACAAGAACTCGTGTTTATCTGCGGCCGCTACGAAGGAATTGATCAGCGGATTATCGATGAATACGTCGACGATGAAATTTCGCTCGGCGATTACGTGATGTCTTCAGGTGAACTTGCTGCGCTCGTAGTAATAGACGCGGTATACCGCTTGATCGACGGCGTTATTTCCCGCGAATCCCTTGAAGAGGAAAGCTTTTCCGACGGTTTGTTGGAATACCCCCAGTACACACGGCCGCAGATATTCAGGGACAGAGTTGTTCCTGAAGTGCTTCTTTCCGGACACCATGAACACATCCGTAAATGGCGGCTCGAACAGCGGATCAGAAAGACGCTTGCCATGCGTCCCGACTTACTATCGGCAATCCGCAGTTCGGATAAATGGACAAAAGAAGCGGAACTTATTTTACAGGAGATAACAAATGGCAGAGAATTTAATTCGTAA
- the rplS gene encoding 50S ribosomal protein L19 — translation MAENLIRKIEEKQKIVEKPSFKVGDTVKVHFKIIEGKTERIQIYEGLVLCFKNAGISRTFTVRKNSYGVGVERVFPLHSPRIAKVEVVHAGKVRRAKLYYIREKIGKAAKIKTLLQKKN, via the coding sequence ATGGCAGAGAATTTAATTCGTAAAATTGAAGAAAAGCAAAAGATTGTCGAAAAACCTTCTTTTAAAGTAGGAGACACTGTCAAGGTTCACTTCAAAATTATTGAAGGAAAAACCGAACGTATCCAGATATATGAAGGCTTGGTACTATGCTTTAAAAATGCCGGCATCAGCCGGACATTTACCGTAAGAAAGAATTCGTACGGTGTTGGTGTCGAACGCGTATTCCCGCTCCACTCACCGCGTATCGCAAAGGTGGAAGTTGTACATGCCGGTAAGGTACGCCGTGCCAAGCTGTATTACATCCGTGAAAAGATCGGTAAGGCGGCAAAGATTAAGACACTTCTGCAAAAGAAGAACTAG
- a CDS encoding EscU/YscU/HrcU family type III secretion system export apparatus switch protein, with amino-acid sequence MNRTNDCSVALSYTFGESVPLIAASGHGVIAQKIREIADKCHIPLIKNPLLAEVLVEAEIGSCIPEETYQAVAALFAFLQKKDGIIGA; translated from the coding sequence ATGAACCGAACGAACGACTGTTCGGTTGCATTGTCATATACATTCGGAGAAAGTGTTCCGCTTATTGCCGCCTCGGGACACGGCGTAATCGCGCAAAAAATACGGGAAATTGCCGATAAGTGTCATATTCCCCTTATTAAAAATCCTCTCTTGGCGGAAGTGTTGGTTGAAGCTGAAATAGGCTCTTGTATTCCTGAAGAAACGTATCAAGCGGTTGCCGCTCTTTTTGCATTTCTTCAAAAAAAGGATGGGATAATCGGTGCTTAG
- a CDS encoding HD-GYP domain-containing protein, whose amino-acid sequence MLRRIKVEDLKEGMMFSEPLFFDDGKNRVLGKGHPVSQRELSVLKQWKVPFVMTAGKIIKKDEEVAELVEELDSLPDESEGAAGKSTKKQQEKKTAEHAVLQLPDILTHSELYTEYLAIILTLDVFLNDVKKRKPMPTRPVDGIALRLRNLIAADRPLVISFVLSAIIPEREMAKALVDTAILAETIANFMKLPEDYIDDIVLGALLHDCGMLKIPDTILKKKGTLSDTEMQTVAAHTVYGYKAVLSEFMYTERVAMLVLQHHERWDGKGYPNGLDKESIEIGARIIAAVDAFVAMTAQKAYRSALLGYDAMKTLLADKGRRFDYEIIKAMIQSIGVYPIGSIVLMNDTSIVRVVGVAPEAPLRPLIRVLIDETGHLYPNNKGKLIDLREYKNIFIVKAIDPSQYQQKK is encoded by the coding sequence GTGCTTAGGCGAATTAAGGTAGAAGATTTAAAAGAAGGCATGATGTTTTCGGAACCTCTATTCTTTGACGACGGTAAGAACAGAGTTCTCGGCAAGGGGCATCCGGTTTCTCAACGCGAACTATCGGTCTTAAAGCAATGGAAAGTTCCTTTCGTGATGACAGCCGGTAAGATCATAAAAAAAGATGAAGAAGTAGCAGAACTGGTTGAAGAGTTGGATTCGCTTCCGGACGAAAGTGAAGGAGCTGCCGGAAAAAGCACTAAAAAGCAACAGGAAAAGAAAACTGCAGAACATGCGGTTTTACAACTGCCTGATATTTTAACACATAGTGAACTGTACACCGAATATTTAGCAATCATCCTAACCCTTGATGTGTTTTTAAACGATGTCAAAAAGAGAAAACCGATGCCGACACGCCCTGTCGACGGAATAGCATTAAGGCTGCGAAATCTGATTGCAGCCGATAGGCCGCTGGTTATTTCATTTGTTCTATCAGCTATAATTCCCGAACGAGAGATGGCAAAAGCCCTTGTCGATACTGCTATTCTCGCAGAAACTATCGCGAATTTTATGAAATTGCCTGAAGACTATATTGATGATATAGTGCTCGGCGCCTTACTGCACGATTGCGGTATGTTAAAAATTCCCGATACTATTTTAAAAAAGAAGGGCACGCTTTCGGATACCGAAATGCAGACCGTTGCGGCTCATACCGTCTATGGGTATAAAGCCGTATTATCGGAGTTTATGTATACCGAACGGGTTGCAATGCTCGTCTTACAGCACCATGAGCGTTGGGACGGTAAAGGATATCCAAACGGGCTCGATAAAGAATCTATCGAAATAGGAGCCCGCATTATTGCAGCCGTAGACGCCTTTGTTGCAATGACCGCGCAAAAAGCCTACCGCAGCGCATTGCTTGGATATGATGCGATGAAAACACTGCTTGCCGATAAAGGCCGCCGCTTTGATTACGAAATTATCAAGGCGATGATCCAAAGCATCGGCGTCTATCCCATCGGTTCCATAGTCTTGATGAACGATACTTCTATCGTGCGCGTTGTCGGCGTAGCGCCCGAAGCCCCCTTGCGTCCGCTGATTAGGGTGCTTATCGATGAAACCGGGCACCTCTATCCCAACAATAAGGGGAAATTGATCGACTTACGCGAATATAAAAATATCTTTATCGTCAAGGCCATCGATCCGTCGCAATATCAGCAAAAAAAATGA
- a CDS encoding YraN family protein, whose translation MTEERLGPAGEAFAAKWLERNGYSVIARNWRTRTGEIDIIAEKNETLIFFEVKTLPHTAFTDLDIIVGNRKQERICKTAKYFLLTHRKYNKMHIRFDVLVLPFDPRTTEEAEPVHLENAFEDYI comes from the coding sequence ATGACGGAAGAACGGCTTGGGCCGGCAGGAGAAGCATTTGCAGCAAAATGGCTTGAACGGAACGGATACTCCGTTATTGCCCGGAATTGGCGCACCAGAACCGGTGAAATTGACATTATAGCGGAAAAAAACGAAACGCTTATCTTCTTTGAAGTAAAAACGCTGCCGCATACGGCGTTTACAGACTTGGATATTATTGTCGGAAATAGAAAACAGGAAAGGATTTGTAAAACCGCTAAATATTTTCTCTTAACTCATCGAAAATATAACAAGATGCATATTCGTTTTGATGTTCTTGTGTTGCCGTTTGACCCTCGGACAACGGAAGAAGCAGAGCCTGTGCATTTAGAGAATGCTTTTGAGGATTATATATGA